Below is a window of Fibrobacter sp. UWB11 DNA.
TACCGAACCGGCCCAAGCCATCGTAACAGAACCGATTATCCATGAACCCGATTGGCAAAAGGAAGAAGAAGAAAAGCAAAAGCAAAAGGAAACAATACGAATAAGCAAATTAGGCAGACTATCACCGACAAACTACTTTGAGGTTAATGGCAACATGCTTGAAATTCAAACAGATATCGGTGGAACATTTGCCCTTATCGACCTGAACGGAGCTGTTCTGTACAAGACCCAAATCAAGACCGGGGTAACTACGGTGGAGATTCCGTCCAAGGCAAGGAACAAGCATTGGATAGCAACCCTTAACGGCAAGATGATGAATCGCTAACCAATCCGTAAATTGTGATTACAAAGAGCATCCCTAAACGGGATGCTTTTTTTGAGAAATATTGGCAAATTTCAGCCCATTTGAAAAATGTCAAACTCTCAACACTTTCATCGAGCAACACGCAATAAACATATCCCTCTATTGACAATTCATATAGATTACGATAAGGAGTATTGCCTAAGGAGTATCCGCATGTCAATCAAACCTAAAAAACTACTCTGCGCGCTAATCTACGCAATATCTGTGCCTTTGTTTGCACAGACTTATGACTTACCCATTATTTTCGTTGACACCAAGCAAAAATGCCTTGACAAAAATGTCACCGAAAAAATTCCCGCAACCATGAAGGTTCTTGACGGGAAAACGAACAACGTTGCAGACAGTGCCAAGGGCACTCTCTACGATATCGGCATCAAGGTCAGAGGACAGTCTTCCGCTATGTTCCCGAAGCCCGGCTACAGCGTTGAAGTTCGCGATGAAAAAGGCGAAGGCAAGGACGTCAGCATGTTCAACCTCCCGCCTGCAGACGACTGGGTATTCCATGGTCCTTATGTAGACAAAAGTTTATTACGTAACGCGCTCGCCTACTGGCTCTTTAGACAAGCAGGCCGTTACGCCCCGCGTACCAAGCATTTTGACCTTTACATCAACGGTGTGTACCGTGGCGTGTACGTGATGGTCGAAAAAATCAAACGCGGCAAGTACCGCGTCAACGTGAGCAAGCTTAAAGAAACCGACATCGCAGGCGATAGCCTCACGGGCGGCTACATTTGGGCATTCGACAAGGTCGGCACCAACACGGGTGGCGGCGGTAGCAATAACCAGGGCGGTATTCAGGCCGAAGGTTTCAATACCTCCGATGGTTTGAACGTCATTATGCACTACCCCAAAAAAGCAAACCTCCAAAAGCAACAGGAAGAATACCTGAAAAAGTACTTGAACGATCTTGAAGGTTTGTTCAAGAATGGCGGTAGCGGAAAGGGCTACGACAAGTACGTCGACGTAGGCTCTGCTGTAGACTATGTTTTGCATCAGGAAGTGACGAACAACGCAGACTCCTACTGGTGCAGCTTCTTCTTGCACAAACCCAAGGACAAGGGAGGCAAGAACGGCAAGGAATTTAAAGAAGGCAAAGTCACTCTTGGCCCTCCGTGGGACTTCAACCTCGCTATGAGCAATGGTAGCCAGCCCGAAAATGGTGGTGGCCAAGGCGGCGGTGGCGGCGGCTTTGGCGGTGGATTCGGAGGCGGCTTTGGAAGCTCGGGTACAACCGGCTGGCAAATCGAAAATTCGAGCAAAGCTGGCGGCGGCATGATGGGCATGGGCGGAGGCTCCTTGAAGGCTCCGAACTGGCTCCTCAAAATGTGGAAGGACAACGATTACCAGAAGGAGCTGAAGGAACGTTGGGCAGAACTCCGCAGTGGCGTTTGGCACACCAAGACTTTGGATCTCTACCTCGATTCCATGAAGACGTACCTCAAGAACGCAGCCGACAGAAACTTCAAACGTTGGCCGAACTTGGGCAAATCAAGCGGTCAGAACGATGCGGACCCGCAGCCAATGAAATACTGCAATAGCAGCAGTGGCGGTGGCTTTGGCATGCCTATGGGTGGCTACAATGCAACCACTTGGGATGGCGAAGTGGAACATCTCCGCAAGAAGATGAAAGAAAGAATGCAGTGGATGGACCAACAGCTTGGTTTCAAGGAACCGGCACAGGCCATCGTCACGGAACCGATTATCCACGAACCTGACTGGCAAAATGACGAAAGGGACAATGGCGATACGATTCCGATGAACATCCACATGGATGAGTGGAGCAGACTCTCTCCGACAAACTTCTTTGTTGTCATCGGCAATTACCTCGAAGTCAACACAGATATCGGTGGAACATTCGCCATTATCGATTTGAACGGTGCAGTTTTGTACAAGACACGAGTTGAAAAGGGAAAGACTACTTTGGAAGTTCCTGCCAAGGCAAGAGACAAACATTGGATTGCAACTCTTAATGGCAAGATGCTTTCAAGATAAACTTCTAATTGAATTCCTCACTTAATAGAAATGCCGGCTCACCAATGAGTCGGCATTTTCCTTTTTCTTAAAGGCGCGGATTTACGTGTTCCAGAGCCAAGTGCTGAGGTAACGTTCGCCAGTATCCGGGAGCACTGCGACAATGCGCTTACCCTTGAATTCCGGGCGTTTTGCGACAGTAAGAGCGCATTCGAGAGCGGCACCCGACGAAATCCCGACGAAGATTCCTTCTTCGGCAGCGGCAGCGCGTGCGGCGTTCCCAGCCTTTTCGGTACTCGTGAGGTACACTTCGTCAATCACCTTCGGGTCGTAATTCTTTGGAACAAAGTTTGCACCGATGCCCTGAATCTTGTGCGGCCCTGCATAACCCTTAGAAATCATTGGAGAATCGTCCGGTTCAATTGCGATTACGTAGATGCTCGGATTCTTTTCCTTGAGGAACTTTGCCGTGCCAGAAACAGTTCCACCCGTGCCAGCAGTCGCAATGAACACATCCACCTTGCCATCCGTATCGCGCCAAATTTCTGGACCGGTCGTGAGGTAATGCGCTTCGGGATTTGCCGGATTGTCGAACTGCTGCGGAATAAAACTCCCCGGATTAGCGGCAGCGATTTCGTTCGCCTTTGCGATGCAGCCCGCCATGCCCTTAGCACCTTCGGTAAGCACCACTTCGGCACCGAGCGACTTCAAAAGCATACGGCGTTCCATGCTCATGGAATCCGGCATCGTGAGCACCACCTTGTAGCCCTTGACTGCACCGACATAAGCAAGACCAACGCCTGTGTTACCGCTCGTCGGTTCGATGATAAGCGCACCCGGCTTGAGCTTGCCTTCCTGTTCGGCACGTTCAATCATGTTGAGCGCTACGCGGTCTTTTGCGCTACCGAGCGGGTTGAACATTTCGAGTTTGACATAGACTTCGGCATCGCCCTTGTTGAGCTTGTTGATGCGAACAAGCGGTGTATTGCCAATCGTTTCGAGAATGTTGTTATAAATAGCCATAAAAAAAGTTCTCCGTACTGTACGGAGAACAATCTAGTATTTTTTTGATGTTTTAAGCCCCTCGCCGGAGTTTATCCCGGACGTTTGTTCCGGGACAGGGTGACGAATGATTTTGTCGCAATGGATTCTATCGGATGATACTCACCCTCCAGAACGACAGAATCCGAGAATATATTAATCTAGAACAGCTTGGACAAGAGTCGACTTATTCACGCATAAATTCGCCTGCTGGCCAAGAATCGCTTCGAGCGTGATGCCCGAGAAATTTTTGACGGCACAAGCCATTGCTAAATTCTGCAACGTCAGGAACATTTCCGATGAAGGATAATTATAGAACGAACCCGCCGTCGCTTCGCACTCCGTTCTGAACAAAGTTTCAGCATATTCTTTATACAAAGGCGAATTTAAACCGCCTGACACCATATAAAGTATTACAGAATCAGAGACACTAAGAATCGTATTTTCAAGACGATTTTCCATAGACAAATCAACATTAAGCATTAGCCCTTGTTCTTCGCTATATACACTGACATCGCAACGAGGACGTACATTATACTTTTCTGGAGAAGTTTTAAAAACATACTTCGCCGCACTATAGATGCGCAAATCATTAGTTGCACTTACTACAGATTTTGAGGGATAAGCCATCGCAAGGCTATCCAATACAGCACGCTCATCATCAGAGACATTCAATGTTTCGACATTCGGCTTTATGATAAAAGAACGATTCGCGCTTGTATCGATACCCACAGCAGGCATTGAAGGCAAGTCATGTTGCATAGCGGTCGTATCAATACCAACAGCAATATTGTCACAGGCTTCACGAGATTCTCTCAAGAAATCCGTCACGATTGAATCGAATACAACCTCAGCAACAGGACCTTTTGTTTCGCAATCTTGTCCATTACTGCAAACTGTTACTGAATCAGTCTTTGACAAATAACAAAATGCTTTAAATCTGCCTTTATTGCAAGCACCTTCAGGATGGCGCTCAGAATCAACGATAATTCCAGAAGCGCATGAGTTTTTAAACTTATCATAAATACTATCACAAGCATCGTCAAAGCCTGATATCATCATCGACTTTACAAACATATGAGCATAGTCAACATTGAACCGAGCTAGATAACTCCTATACCCAGCAGAGCACTGAGCTTCGGCACCAAATTCTTCGCCATAGACGGAGGCCTCGCCATGAGTAAGAGCCATTACCTGCGTTGGTTTTGTCGTAAATTCAATAAAATATTCTCCAACATTCGAGCTACTGCTAGAAATTGAACTCGATGAAACCACCGAAGAACTGCTATTGTTTGCACCATCCGACGAGCTACTGTTATTCGCCATGGTACTCGGCTCAATCGCAGCACCACTCACCGAGTCATCGGAACAAGCAGCCAAGGCAAGGAGCCCTGCCGCCATAGTGAATTTAATTACGTTATTCATGGGATTCCTCCTCGACCTTTTTTGTTAAAGGGAACAACTGAAGATTCAGTCGATAAACTTGATTGAGATTTTCATATTCCGCCGCGATACTCACCGCCTTTCGGATAAACACATCCATTTCCTGCGAAATGCGGGCGTAAGCCTCTTCGCAAAGTCCAAGTGTTACACCCGTAATATGGCGTTCTTCCGAAGGAAACTTGTCTATAGCCATTCTTGCAAGCGAAGCCATTTCCTTGTGCATCGCACGAATCGCAATAGGCACTGACTCCTTGGAACCGATTACCGTCTTTTCGGTTTGCACGTATGTATGTTCCGCCTCGCGCTTGAGAAAACCCGTCTGCACGAGGAACGCAAGCGAATCACGCACCTGTTCTGCAGAAATCACCTGATGGCAAGTTTTCGCCATTTCCAGCGGACGCTTTCCGGGCATCATCGGAGCAAGTTCGCGAATCGTCGGATTTTTCCAAGAATCGTAAAATCGAAATGCTTCGGCATCGACAACACGCACTTTGTGTTCCCGCGCAATCTTCTGCATTTCAAGGAGCGCCTCTTTTTTCACAGAGTCTTTCGTGGCATTGCCGAACTTGACCATTTGCGTGAAATACGCAAACTCGTGCCCCACAAGCCCCATCGCATGCGCGACTTGATCCATCTTGACGAGACTCAAGCTGCTCTTACCTTCGCAAACAAGCTTTAGGTAAACCGGCGACTTGAATCCCGCCAATTTGGAAAATTCCCGCCACGAGAACGCGCTCGTCCTTTTACGCTCTTCGTAAAAGTCCTGCATGTACAGGCGGTAATCCTTATATTCTGTTATCGGTTTCATGTTAGTGATTAGTGGTTGGTGGTTAGTAAACAGGATTCAATCCCGAGCTTTACATGAATAAATTTAGATTTTCAACGGAACACACGCAATACAAAAATGATACAAAATTAAAGATTTTTACAAAAATACGGCTATTTTTTATGAATATTTTCATTTTTAAAAACCAAAAGATACACTTCGTATCATTTGACGAAAAACCGCAAAGAAACAGAATACAGGATATTTTTCCATAGTATCCGAAAACAACCGCAATTATCCGCAAAAAAGAGGTATATTAGAAACAAAACCTATCAAATAAGGGAGTTTTTATGGCAAACAAATACGCAGGAACCCAAACCGAAAAGAACCTTGAAGCAGCATTCGCCGGCGAATCGCAGGCTCGCAACAAGTACACCTACTTTGCAAGCCGCGCCAAAAAGGACGGATTCGAACAGATCGCAGCCTTGTTCCAGAAGACAGCTGACAACGAAAAAGAACACGCTAAGCTTTGGTTCAAGGAACTCGAAGGCATCGGTGATACCGCCCAGAACCTGAAAGCTGCCGCTGATGGCGAAAACTACGAATGGACCGACATGTACGAAGGCTTCGCGAAGACCGCTGAAGAAGAAGGCTTCACCGCTCTCGCCGCCAAGTTCCGCAAAGTCGCCGCCATCGAAAAGATGCACGAAGAACGCTACCGCAAGCTCCTCCAGAACGTAGAAACGGCTAAGGTATTCGAAAAGAGCGAAGTCAAGGTTTGGGAATGTCGCAACTGCGGACACATCGTTGTGGGCACCAAGGCCCCGGAAGTCTGCCCCGTCTGCGCCCACCCGCAGGCATACTTTGAAGTACATGAGGAAAACTTCTAATCATTAAATCTGTTTGAGATAGAAAGCCGCCAACTTAACGTTGGCGGTATTTTTTTTTGCAGAAAGAGCGACACACCTCTCCCATTCGTCATTCAGAGGGGCAAAGCCCCGAAGAATCCAGTTACAAATCTTATAACGACACTATTCGCTTATATTGGCGGGATAAATTTGCATTTGGCGGATTAAATGGCGGATTAAATGGCGGATTAAATGGCGGGATAAAACAACAAGTGGCGGGATATTTTTTCGCAACAGCATTCTTTCGAGAATCCTTGTTTCCAAGAATCTACTATTTAGCGAATACGAGATGCTATAGAATTTAATTCTGAACGCAAACAATCTATACTTGAAGAAATATTTTTCAAATTACGATTAAGTCTATCACCATGAGACCTAATCTCATTAAATTGTAATAAATTTTCAAAGCATTCAGTGCGACCATTAAATTCAAATTGGAACCGAGCGATCAATGGCGTTTTTAAAGCAAGAACATGTTTATAATCTAGATTTTTATCGCCAAGAGGAATAAAAAATTCAACGCCTGCAGGAATCAACGCAAACGATACAGAGGCTTCCAATTTTTGTTTTAAATGAATAAGAGCTTGTTTTTCATTTGAATTTTCATCAAAAGAAATTGTAGTCGAAAATTTTCGGCATGTTGATTTTCCAATATTCTTTATTACCAAATATAGACCACTTTGAATATCTATATAGGCATTAATATAAGGCCGAATATCCTTGTTGATTTGTTCCTCTAAAAGTTTTACCTGATTAGCTTGTTCTTTCGCAGCCGCTTCTTGAGCTTCCGCTTGACGTTTTAGTTCTTCGCGTGTTAATTTCAGTTCCTCTCGTTGCAACTCAAGATCTTTTCTCTGCAAATGAATTGTGTAAATCAACCCACCAAAAGCCAGTAACGAAACAAGGGCATTAAAACTACCGAAAAAATCTCCATACTGTCCTAATTTTTCGAAATCAACACCACATAACTTAACTAAAAATAGGGGTAGCAAGAATGCGATAAAAACGACCGCAAGAGATATAGAAAAAATCTTTTTTTTCATAATTTAAAATTTATCAATCTATTTATGCGACGAATATTTATTCCTATTTTCCGCCACATTCTTGTACATCGACAAATCATCAACTTCTTCAGCTTCGTGCAGAATCATATTGCTGTCGCTGAGATCGATTATATTTTCCGACTTAGGCGTTTCTGCATCATCATCAAAGCCGCAGATTCCGAAGTATTTGTCAAAGAATCCCTTGAGCAAGGCGAAAATGCGGTTCTTTAATTCACTGAGATTTTCAGCAGTTTCGGTTTTCTTTGCGAAAAGACTCTTTTTCGGCATTAGGGCGGGGAGGCCTGTTCCGATATCGCTCATAGTGCCGTCGTGGAAGGCGTCGGCAAGGAATTGGCGGGTCTTTTCGTCGTTCAACTTATTTTCCTGAATGAGCTTGTCCAGGTCGGCATCACGCTGCTCGCGA
It encodes the following:
- the rbr gene encoding rubrerythrin; the encoded protein is MANKYAGTQTEKNLEAAFAGESQARNKYTYFASRAKKDGFEQIAALFQKTADNEKEHAKLWFKELEGIGDTAQNLKAAADGENYEWTDMYEGFAKTAEEEGFTALAAKFRKVAAIEKMHEERYRKLLQNVETAKVFEKSEVKVWECRNCGHIVVGTKAPEVCPVCAHPQAYFEVHEENF
- a CDS encoding CotH kinase family protein — its product is MSIKPKKLLCALIYAISVPLFAQTYDLPIIFVDTKQKCLDKNVTEKIPATMKVLDGKTNNVADSAKGTLYDIGIKVRGQSSAMFPKPGYSVEVRDEKGEGKDVSMFNLPPADDWVFHGPYVDKSLLRNALAYWLFRQAGRYAPRTKHFDLYINGVYRGVYVMVEKIKRGKYRVNVSKLKETDIAGDSLTGGYIWAFDKVGTNTGGGGSNNQGGIQAEGFNTSDGLNVIMHYPKKANLQKQQEEYLKKYLNDLEGLFKNGGSGKGYDKYVDVGSAVDYVLHQEVTNNADSYWCSFFLHKPKDKGGKNGKEFKEGKVTLGPPWDFNLAMSNGSQPENGGGQGGGGGGFGGGFGGGFGSSGTTGWQIENSSKAGGGMMGMGGGSLKAPNWLLKMWKDNDYQKELKERWAELRSGVWHTKTLDLYLDSMKTYLKNAADRNFKRWPNLGKSSGQNDADPQPMKYCNSSSGGGFGMPMGGYNATTWDGEVEHLRKKMKERMQWMDQQLGFKEPAQAIVTEPIIHEPDWQNDERDNGDTIPMNIHMDEWSRLSPTNFFVVIGNYLEVNTDIGGTFAIIDLNGAVLYKTRVEKGKTTLEVPAKARDKHWIATLNGKMLSR
- the cysK gene encoding cysteine synthase A, with the protein product MAIYNNILETIGNTPLVRINKLNKGDAEVYVKLEMFNPLGSAKDRVALNMIERAEQEGKLKPGALIIEPTSGNTGVGLAYVGAVKGYKVVLTMPDSMSMERRMLLKSLGAEVVLTEGAKGMAGCIAKANEIAAANPGSFIPQQFDNPANPEAHYLTTGPEIWRDTDGKVDVFIATAGTGGTVSGTAKFLKEKNPSIYVIAIEPDDSPMISKGYAGPHKIQGIGANFVPKNYDPKVIDEVYLTSTEKAGNAARAAAAEEGIFVGISSGAALECALTVAKRPEFKGKRIVAVLPDTGERYLSTWLWNT
- a CDS encoding TIGR02147 family protein → MKPITEYKDYRLYMQDFYEERKRTSAFSWREFSKLAGFKSPVYLKLVCEGKSSLSLVKMDQVAHAMGLVGHEFAYFTQMVKFGNATKDSVKKEALLEMQKIAREHKVRVVDAEAFRFYDSWKNPTIRELAPMMPGKRPLEMAKTCHQVISAEQVRDSLAFLVQTGFLKREAEHTYVQTEKTVIGSKESVPIAIRAMHKEMASLARMAIDKFPSEERHITGVTLGLCEEAYARISQEMDVFIRKAVSIAAEYENLNQVYRLNLQLFPLTKKVEEESHE